The region AAGCCAGATAGACGGCGAGTGATCCCACTTCGAGGGGATCGATCAGTCGCTTAATCGGTACGGAGTTTATGACATTTTGCGTATATTCTCGCTGGGGAAGACCCAATTGATCGGCCATTTCAAAAGTTCTTTTCTTGGCAAAGTCAGTATCGATAAGGCCTGCACAGATCGCATTGACCGTAATCCCGTTTTCTGCAACCTCAAGAGCCAGGGAGCGCGTAAATCCGAGGATTGCATGTTCGGCAGTGCAATAAGCGGTATAACAAGGATGGGCCGTTTTGGAAAGGTGTGATGCGATGTTGATAATCCTCCCTGTTTTATTTTTCTGGATCTGGGCGAGCGCCGCTTTGGTCATAAAATAGAGTCCATGGAGATTGGTTTCAAGCATTGCAAACCATTGGCCATCGTCCAGCCAGGTCATTGGATTCAT is a window of Nitrospirota bacterium DNA encoding:
- a CDS encoding SDR family oxidoreductase → MVLKDKVAIVTGGGRGIGKYIARRMCESGAKVVICSRNERNLEKTRKDFEKQSGYESLIIRADISLKDQVQMVIDRTLEKWGKVDILVNNAGTGGMNPMTWLDDGQWFAMLETNLHGLYFMTKAALAQIQKNKTGRIINIASHLSKTAHPCYTAYCTAEHAILGFTRSLALEVAENGITVNAICAGLIDTDFAKKRTFEMADQLGLPQREYTQNVINSVPIKRLIDPLEVGSLAVYLASDQAQAVTGQAIDINGGLLVP